The following proteins are co-located in the Vigna unguiculata cultivar IT97K-499-35 chromosome 9, ASM411807v1, whole genome shotgun sequence genome:
- the LOC114164023 gene encoding probable serine/threonine-protein kinase mps1 isoform X2: MDGKPNPDSSSPDFLRHVQAALKRHRPLGSMQSNSIRPRRTLLPQRNLSNTPSDPTNSQEQASSKVSLNTVVPSQNLDVQKKVQFSVHTNSTAQEMEWVEGNQIEASSSSSSLLGCNQKEDVQQAGFDASLRCDSGVSSLLPKRSVVTQDHLQQFSSFLSQPATQSSVLGPSFATTTSVHSASAPMLNSTTRYSHSHLDGGSNLTAEPFGEVNANPRPVTEGGVVKSENVFQKETNRMLVDRGAEAEVQASCLGVGDADLTSKESHRSTEQQGGVLKESGNSKYTWDDGKGKEAVDVATIQPQALLPTSTITSSDVKLESSKVEKREKIASSKGASAPRKRTYDPDLFFKVNGKLYQRLGKIGSGGSSEVHKVISSDCRIYALKKIKLKGRDYATAFGFCQEIEYLNRLKGKDNIIQLIDYEVTDKALLEEVMKGSLSNKDGRVKDDGCIYMVLEYGEIDLAHMLSQKWKELDRSHRTIDENWLRFYWQQILLAVNTIHEERIVHSDLKPANFLLVKGSLKLIDFGIAKAIMNDTTNIQRDSQVGTLSYMSPEAFMCNETDGNGNIIKCGRSSDIWSLGCILYQMVYGRTPFSDYKTFWAKFKVITDPNHEITYEPVSNPWLLDLMMRCLTWDRNQRWRIPQLLEHPFLVPPIPSHPSLPQDNNSCKLLQHISETCTYDPEVSQLCSQLQQLLSDPVDKTTYSQNSRDQQLKLLSQMSDLCIQLHERLKNTGNK; this comes from the exons ATGGATGGGAAGCCTAACCCGGATTCCTCCTCCCCGGACTTCCTCCGCCACGTTCAAGCCGCCTTGAAACGACACCGTCCACTCG GTTCAATGCAGTCCAATAGCATAAGGCCAAGGCGCACGCTACTTCCACAACGAAACCTATCTAACACTCCCTCCGACCCCACCAATTCTCAAGAACAAGCTTCTTCCAAGGTCTCACTCAACACCGTCGTCCCTTCCCAAAACCTAGACGTTCAGAAGAAAGTTCAATTTTCAGTTCACACGAATTCTACTGCGCAGG AAATGGAGTGGGTTGAAGGCAACCAAATTGAAGCAtcgtcgtcatcatcatcattgcTTGGATGCAACCAGAAGGAGGATGTTCAGCAGGCTGGCTTTGACGCAAGTTTGAGATGTGATAGTGGAGTGAGTTCCCTGTTGCCAAAGAGAAGTGTGGTTACTCAGGATCATTTGCAGCAATTCAGTAGCTTTTTGAGTCAGCCAGCTACCCAGTCTTCGGTTTTGGGACCTTCATTTGCTACAACCACCTCAGTTCATTCAGCTTCGGCACCTATGCTAAATTCAACAACACGATATTCTCATTCGCATCTAGATGGTGGCTCAAATCTGACTGCTGAGCCTTTTGGGGAGGTTAATGCTAATCCTCGTCCTGTAACTGAAGGTGGGGTTGTGAAATCAGAAAATGTTTTCCAAAAGGAAACCAACAGAATGTTGGTGGATCGGGGGGCAGAAGCTGAAGTGCAGGCTTCTTGTCTTGGTGTTGGTGATGCAGACTTGACGTCTAAAGAGAGCCATCGATCTACGGAGCAACAGGGGGGGGTTTTGAAAGAATCTGGCAATTCTAAATATACTTGGGATGATGGTAAAGGGAAAGAGGCTGTGGATGTTGCCACTATACAACCGCAGGCACTACTTCCCACATCCACAATCACATCTTCAGATGTGAAGTTGGAGTCTTCTAAGGTAGAAAAGCGAGAGAAGATTGCAAGTAGTAAAGGTGCATCAGCTCCCCGTAAGAGGACTTATGACCCtgatttgttttttaaagttaatggaaAGCTTTATCAACGTCTTGGCAAGATAGGTAGTGGTGGAAGCAGTGAGGTACACAAAGTGATTTCATCAGACTGTAGGATATATGCCCTTAAAAAGATCAAGCTCAAGGGTCGTGATTATGCTACTGCATTTGGGTTTTGTCAAGAGATTGAGTATCTCAATAGGCTGAAGGGAAAGGATAATATCATACAACTCATAGATTATGAG GTGACAGACAAGGCATTGCTTGAGGAAGTTATGAAAGGCTCTTTAAGTAATAAAGATGGCCGGGTCAAGGATGATGGATGTATATACATGGTCCTTGAATATGGAGAAATTGATTTGGCTCACATGTTGTCTCAGAAGTGGAAGGAACTGGATAGAAGCCACCGGACCATAGATGAGAACTGGCTTCGATTTTATTGGCAG CAAATTCTTCTAGCTGTCAACACTATTCATGAGGAACGTATTGTGCACTCTGACTTGAAGCCAGCCAACTTCCTTCTTGTCAAAGGATccctaaaattaattgattttggtATAGCCAAAGCAATAATGAATGACACAACGAACATCCAACGGGATTCACAG GTGGGTACACTAAGTTACATGTCTCCTGAGGCATTTATGTGTAATGAGACTGATGGCAATGGAAACATCATAAAGTGTGGCCGGTCATCAGATATCTGGTCCCTGGGTTGCATTCTTTATCAAATGGTATATGGGAGAACACCTTTTTCTGATTACAAGACATTTTGGGCCAAATTCAAGGTCATAACAGATCCAAATCATGAAATTACGTATGAACCAGTTTCAAACCCATGGCTTTTGGATCTTATGATGAGGTGTTTAACATGGGACCGCAATCAAAGGTGGAGAATACCTCAGCTACTGGAACATCCATTTCTTGTTCCTCCTATACCATCTCATCCATCTTTGCCCCAAGATAATAATAGCTGTAAATTGCTACAACATATTTCTGAAACTTGTACATATGACCCAGAGGTATCTCAACTGTGTAGTCAGCTCCAACAGCTTCTAAGTGATCCAGTTGACAAAACAACGTACTCACAAAATTCACGAGATCAACAACTAAAACTGCTGTCCCAAATGTCAGATCTGTGTATTCAGCTGCATGAACGTTTGAAAAATACTGGAAACAAGTAG
- the LOC114164023 gene encoding uncharacterized protein LOC114164023 isoform X1 — MDGKPNPDSSSPDFLRHVQAALKRHRPLGSMQSNSIRPRRTLLPQRNLSNTPSDPTNSQEQASSKVSLNTVVPSQNLDVQKKVQFSVHTNSTAQDAKATTELENLSSHMGSLGFAEMEWVEGNQIEASSSSSSLLGCNQKEDVQQAGFDASLRCDSGVSSLLPKRSVVTQDHLQQFSSFLSQPATQSSVLGPSFATTTSVHSASAPMLNSTTRYSHSHLDGGSNLTAEPFGEVNANPRPVTEGGVVKSENVFQKETNRMLVDRGAEAEVQASCLGVGDADLTSKESHRSTEQQGGVLKESGNSKYTWDDGKGKEAVDVATIQPQALLPTSTITSSDVKLESSKVEKREKIASSKGASAPRKRTYDPDLFFKVNGKLYQRLGKIGSGGSSEVHKVISSDCRIYALKKIKLKGRDYATAFGFCQEIEYLNRLKGKDNIIQLIDYEVTDKALLEEVMKGSLSNKDGRVKDDGCIYMVLEYGEIDLAHMLSQKWKELDRSHRTIDENWLRFYWQQILLAVNTIHEERIVHSDLKPANFLLVKGSLKLIDFGIAKAIMNDTTNIQRDSQVGTLSYMSPEAFMCNETDGNGNIIKCGRSSDIWSLGCILYQMVYGRTPFSDYKTFWAKFKVITDPNHEITYEPVSNPWLLDLMMRCLTWDRNQRWRIPQLLEHPFLVPPIPSHPSLPQDNNSCKLLQHISETCTYDPEVSQLCSQLQQLLSDPVDKTTYSQNSRDQQLKLLSQMSDLCIQLHERLKNTGNK; from the exons ATGGATGGGAAGCCTAACCCGGATTCCTCCTCCCCGGACTTCCTCCGCCACGTTCAAGCCGCCTTGAAACGACACCGTCCACTCG GTTCAATGCAGTCCAATAGCATAAGGCCAAGGCGCACGCTACTTCCACAACGAAACCTATCTAACACTCCCTCCGACCCCACCAATTCTCAAGAACAAGCTTCTTCCAAGGTCTCACTCAACACCGTCGTCCCTTCCCAAAACCTAGACGTTCAGAAGAAAGTTCAATTTTCAGTTCACACGAATTCTACTGCGCAGG aTGCTAAGGCCACCACTGAGTTGGAGAATTTATCGTCTCACATGGGTTCGCTTGGATTCGCAGAAATGGAGTGGGTTGAAGGCAACCAAATTGAAGCAtcgtcgtcatcatcatcattgcTTGGATGCAACCAGAAGGAGGATGTTCAGCAGGCTGGCTTTGACGCAAGTTTGAGATGTGATAGTGGAGTGAGTTCCCTGTTGCCAAAGAGAAGTGTGGTTACTCAGGATCATTTGCAGCAATTCAGTAGCTTTTTGAGTCAGCCAGCTACCCAGTCTTCGGTTTTGGGACCTTCATTTGCTACAACCACCTCAGTTCATTCAGCTTCGGCACCTATGCTAAATTCAACAACACGATATTCTCATTCGCATCTAGATGGTGGCTCAAATCTGACTGCTGAGCCTTTTGGGGAGGTTAATGCTAATCCTCGTCCTGTAACTGAAGGTGGGGTTGTGAAATCAGAAAATGTTTTCCAAAAGGAAACCAACAGAATGTTGGTGGATCGGGGGGCAGAAGCTGAAGTGCAGGCTTCTTGTCTTGGTGTTGGTGATGCAGACTTGACGTCTAAAGAGAGCCATCGATCTACGGAGCAACAGGGGGGGGTTTTGAAAGAATCTGGCAATTCTAAATATACTTGGGATGATGGTAAAGGGAAAGAGGCTGTGGATGTTGCCACTATACAACCGCAGGCACTACTTCCCACATCCACAATCACATCTTCAGATGTGAAGTTGGAGTCTTCTAAGGTAGAAAAGCGAGAGAAGATTGCAAGTAGTAAAGGTGCATCAGCTCCCCGTAAGAGGACTTATGACCCtgatttgttttttaaagttaatggaaAGCTTTATCAACGTCTTGGCAAGATAGGTAGTGGTGGAAGCAGTGAGGTACACAAAGTGATTTCATCAGACTGTAGGATATATGCCCTTAAAAAGATCAAGCTCAAGGGTCGTGATTATGCTACTGCATTTGGGTTTTGTCAAGAGATTGAGTATCTCAATAGGCTGAAGGGAAAGGATAATATCATACAACTCATAGATTATGAG GTGACAGACAAGGCATTGCTTGAGGAAGTTATGAAAGGCTCTTTAAGTAATAAAGATGGCCGGGTCAAGGATGATGGATGTATATACATGGTCCTTGAATATGGAGAAATTGATTTGGCTCACATGTTGTCTCAGAAGTGGAAGGAACTGGATAGAAGCCACCGGACCATAGATGAGAACTGGCTTCGATTTTATTGGCAG CAAATTCTTCTAGCTGTCAACACTATTCATGAGGAACGTATTGTGCACTCTGACTTGAAGCCAGCCAACTTCCTTCTTGTCAAAGGATccctaaaattaattgattttggtATAGCCAAAGCAATAATGAATGACACAACGAACATCCAACGGGATTCACAG GTGGGTACACTAAGTTACATGTCTCCTGAGGCATTTATGTGTAATGAGACTGATGGCAATGGAAACATCATAAAGTGTGGCCGGTCATCAGATATCTGGTCCCTGGGTTGCATTCTTTATCAAATGGTATATGGGAGAACACCTTTTTCTGATTACAAGACATTTTGGGCCAAATTCAAGGTCATAACAGATCCAAATCATGAAATTACGTATGAACCAGTTTCAAACCCATGGCTTTTGGATCTTATGATGAGGTGTTTAACATGGGACCGCAATCAAAGGTGGAGAATACCTCAGCTACTGGAACATCCATTTCTTGTTCCTCCTATACCATCTCATCCATCTTTGCCCCAAGATAATAATAGCTGTAAATTGCTACAACATATTTCTGAAACTTGTACATATGACCCAGAGGTATCTCAACTGTGTAGTCAGCTCCAACAGCTTCTAAGTGATCCAGTTGACAAAACAACGTACTCACAAAATTCACGAGATCAACAACTAAAACTGCTGTCCCAAATGTCAGATCTGTGTATTCAGCTGCATGAACGTTTGAAAAATACTGGAAACAAGTAG
- the LOC114162519 gene encoding histone-lysine N-methyltransferase ASHR1, whose translation MENLQSALKDYSLSVSTVPEKGRSLFATRDFYPGDVIIGQEPYVCVPNNSSLSTPKRCDGCFTTSNVLRRCSRCHVAYYCGTACQRSEWKLHRLECEVLSRLDKDKRESVTPSIRLMVRLYLRRKLQDDKVIQSTAMDNYNLVEALVAHMSDITEEQLVLYAQMANLVYSILQWPEINIKEIAENFSKFACNAHTICDSELRPVGTGLYPVISIINHSCLPNSVLVFEGRSALVRAVQHIPAGTEVLISYIETAGSTITRQKALKEQYLFTCTCPRCSKMGQKDDIQESAILEGYRCKYEKCGGFLLRTTDGKGFQCQGCQLVMGKEEIKEIITEIELLSEEAASKSSFSCSYQEVISIYKRIEKLQTKLYHPFSISLMQTREKILKSLMELEHWTEALAYCKLTIPFYEKVYPSVHPLLGLQYYTRGKLEWYLGETEEAVKSLTKAVDILRITHGTNTPFMKDLLMKLEEARAEASYKFSSIHY comes from the exons ATGGAGAATTTGCAAAGTGCTCTTAAAGATTATAGCTTATCAGTTTCCACCGTCCCAGAAAAGGGTCGTTCTCTCTTCGCTACAAGGGATTTCTATCCAG GGGATGTGATTATAGGCCAAGAACCTTACGTTTGTGTTCCAAACAACTCCTCACTTTCCACCCCCAAAAGGTGCGATGGATGTTTCACTACATCTAATGTCCTTAGAAGGTGCTCACGTTGCCATGTTGCATACTATTGCGGAACCGCATGTCAG AGGTCAGAGTGGAAGCTACATCGTCTTGAGTGTGAGGTCCTCTCAAGGCTTGACAAGGACAAGAGAGAATCTGTCACACCATCCATACGGTTGATGGTGAGACTTTATCTACGGAGGAAGTTGCAAGATGATAAG GTCATCCAAAGCACTGCTATGGACAACTACAACTTGGTGGAGGCATTAGTGGCTC ACATGTCTGATATCACAGAGGAGCAGCTGGTGCTTTATGCACAGATGGCTAATCTTGTATATTCCATATTGCAATGGCCAGAAATCAATATAAAAGAGATTGCAGAAAATTTTTCTAAG TTTGCATGTAATGCTCATACTATTTGTGACAGCGAGTTAAGACCTGTGGGAACAGGATTGTATCCCGTAATTTCCATTATCAATCATAG TTGTTTGCCCAATTCTGTGTTGGTTTTTGAGGGAAGGTCAGCATTGGTACGTGCTGTGCAACATATACCCGCAGGTACTGAG GTACTGATAAGTTATATAGAGACTGCTGGAAGCACAATAACTCGACAGAAGGCTCTCAAAGAGCAGTATCTATTCACTTGTACATGTCCCCGCTGTTCTAAAATG GGCCAGAAAGATGATATACAAGAAAGTGCAATTTTAGAAGGATATAGATgcaaatatgaaaaatgtggTGGTTTCTTGCTTCGAACAACCG ATGGGAAAGGATTTCAATGCCAAGGTTGCCAACTAGTTATGGGCAAGGAGGAGATAAAGGAAATTATAACTGAAATTGAATTGCTATCTGAAGAAGCAGCTTCTAAGTCTTCTTTCTCTTGCA GTTATCAAGAAGTTATTTccatttataaaagaattgagAAACTGCAAACAAAGCTCTATCATCCTTTCTCAATTAGTTTGATGCAAACTCGAGAGAAGATTTTGAAG TCATTAATGGAGCTGGAACACTGGACTGAAGCTTTAGCATATTGCAAATTGACCATTCCATTCTATGAAA AAGTGTATCCATCTGTTCACCCTCTGCTTGGATTGCAATATTATACTCGTGGGAAACTAGAATG GTATTTGGGAGAGACAGAGGAAGCTGTTAAATCACTAACGAAGGCAGTGGATATACTACGGATTACTCATGGCACAAATACACCTTTCATGAAGGACCTTTTGATGAAGTTGGAAGAAGCCCGTGCTGAAGCCTCTTACAAGTTCTCCTCCATACACTACTAG
- the LOC114162520 gene encoding biotin--protein ligase 1, chloroplastic-like isoform X2, producing MLLPNPSWTASLLSAATRRLYNHRFSTSSFMASSALDCSLLVLCGKSLAENETAKAIKTSNTLKLPENGEYSLVLHSQLDKTVMQGCFQIHSFMNSLSTNQFGRLLIWSPQLTSTQDIVSQNFCELPIGTVCVADVQTKGRGRSKNVWESPSGCLMFSFTLQMEDGRVVPLVQYVVSLAITEAVKDICYKNGLPSIDVKIKWPNDLYLNGSKVGGILCTSTYKSKKFNVSAGIGLNVNNEKPTTSLNTVLKELSTGAYQFQREDILAAFFNKFEEFYGLFVNQGFQTLEELYIKTWLHRRK from the exons ATGCTGTTGCCTAACCCTTCGTGGACAGCGTCGTTGCTATCAGCCGCCACAAGAAGGCTCTACAACCACCGCTTTTCTACATCTTCGTTCATGGCGTCTTCAG CTTTGGACTGCAGTTTGCTGGTTTTGTGTGGAAAATCATTGGCAGAGAATGAAACTGCCAAAGCTATAAAAACCAGTAACACTCTCAAACTCCCCGAGAATGGAGAATACTCCCTCGTTTTGCATTCGCAGCTGGATAAAACTGTTATGCAAGGGTGTTTTCAAATTCACTCCTTTATGAATTCTCTTTCCACCAATCAATTTGGCAGGCTTCTCATCTGGTCCCCTCAGTTGACTTCAACACAAGATATCGTTTCACA AAACTTTTGTGAGCTTCCCATTGGTACAGTTTGTGTCGCTGATGTTCAGACCAAGGGACGAg GTCGGTCTAAGAATGTCTGGGAATCTCCATCGGGTTGccttatgttttcttttactttGCAAATGGAGGATGGAAGAGTCGTTCCTTTAGTTCAGTATGTGGTTTCCCTGGCTATCACAGAGGCAGTCAAGGATATCTGTTACAAAAAT GGATTACCCAGCATAGATGTTAAAATCAAGTGGCCAAATGATCTTTACTTAAATGGCTCTAAAGTTGGAGGCATTCTTTGCACCTCGACATATAAATCAAAGAAGTTCAACGTTAGTGCAG GAATAGGCTTGAACGTGAATAATGAGAAGCCAACAACATCCTTAAATACAGTTCTAAAAGAGTTGTCTACAGGAGCTTACCAATTTCAAAGAGAAGATATTCTAGCAGccttttttaacaaatttgaagaGTTTTATGGTTTATTTGTGAATCAAG GATTTCAGACCCTAGAGGAGCTCTATATTAAGACATGGTTGCACAG ACGCAAATAA
- the LOC114162520 gene encoding biotin--protein ligase 2-like isoform X1, whose amino-acid sequence MLLPNPSWTASLLSAATRRLYNHRFSTSSFMASSALDCSLLVLCGKSLAENETAKAIKTSNTLKLPENGEYSLVLHSQLDKTVMQGCFQIHSFMNSLSTNQFGRLLIWSPQLTSTQDIVSQNFCELPIGTVCVADVQTKGRGRSKNVWESPSGCLMFSFTLQMEDGRVVPLVQYVVSLAITEAVKDICYKNGLPSIDVKIKWPNDLYLNGSKVGGILCTSTYKSKKFNVSAGIGLNVNNEKPTTSLNTVLKELSTGAYQFQREDILAAFFNKFEEFYGLFVNQGFQTLEELYIKTWLHSGQRVVVQEKNGDKVIEHVVTIQGLTSTGYLLAVGDDNQMCELHPDGNSFDFFKGLVRRKLD is encoded by the exons ATGCTGTTGCCTAACCCTTCGTGGACAGCGTCGTTGCTATCAGCCGCCACAAGAAGGCTCTACAACCACCGCTTTTCTACATCTTCGTTCATGGCGTCTTCAG CTTTGGACTGCAGTTTGCTGGTTTTGTGTGGAAAATCATTGGCAGAGAATGAAACTGCCAAAGCTATAAAAACCAGTAACACTCTCAAACTCCCCGAGAATGGAGAATACTCCCTCGTTTTGCATTCGCAGCTGGATAAAACTGTTATGCAAGGGTGTTTTCAAATTCACTCCTTTATGAATTCTCTTTCCACCAATCAATTTGGCAGGCTTCTCATCTGGTCCCCTCAGTTGACTTCAACACAAGATATCGTTTCACA AAACTTTTGTGAGCTTCCCATTGGTACAGTTTGTGTCGCTGATGTTCAGACCAAGGGACGAg GTCGGTCTAAGAATGTCTGGGAATCTCCATCGGGTTGccttatgttttcttttactttGCAAATGGAGGATGGAAGAGTCGTTCCTTTAGTTCAGTATGTGGTTTCCCTGGCTATCACAGAGGCAGTCAAGGATATCTGTTACAAAAAT GGATTACCCAGCATAGATGTTAAAATCAAGTGGCCAAATGATCTTTACTTAAATGGCTCTAAAGTTGGAGGCATTCTTTGCACCTCGACATATAAATCAAAGAAGTTCAACGTTAGTGCAG GAATAGGCTTGAACGTGAATAATGAGAAGCCAACAACATCCTTAAATACAGTTCTAAAAGAGTTGTCTACAGGAGCTTACCAATTTCAAAGAGAAGATATTCTAGCAGccttttttaacaaatttgaagaGTTTTATGGTTTATTTGTGAATCAAG GATTTCAGACCCTAGAGGAGCTCTATATTAAGACATGGTTGCACAG TGGACAGAGAGTTGTTGTACAAGAAAAGAATGGGGACAAAGTGATCGAGCACGTCGTAACTATTCAG GGGTTGACATCAACTGGATATTTATTAGCTGTCGGTGATGACAATCAAATGTGTGAGCTCCACCCTGATGGTAATAG CTTTGACTTTTTCAAAGGACTAGTCAGAAGAAAACTCGACTGA
- the LOC114162520 gene encoding biotin--protein ligase 1, chloroplastic-like isoform X3: protein MLLPNPSWTASLLSAATRRLYNHRFSTSSFMASSALDCSLLVLCGKSLAENETAKAIKTSNTLKLPENGEYSLVLHSQLDKTVMQGCFQIHSFMNSLSTNQFGRLLIWSPQLTSTQDIVSQNFCELPIGTVCVADVQTKGRGRSKNVWESPSGCLMFSFTLQMEDGRVVPLVQYVVSLAITEAVKDICYKNGLPSIDVKIKWPNDLYLNGSKVGGILCTSTYKSKKFNVSAGIGLNVNNEKPTTSLNTVLKELSTGAYQFQREDILAAFFNKFEEFYGLFVNQGFQTLEELYIKTWLHRTG, encoded by the exons ATGCTGTTGCCTAACCCTTCGTGGACAGCGTCGTTGCTATCAGCCGCCACAAGAAGGCTCTACAACCACCGCTTTTCTACATCTTCGTTCATGGCGTCTTCAG CTTTGGACTGCAGTTTGCTGGTTTTGTGTGGAAAATCATTGGCAGAGAATGAAACTGCCAAAGCTATAAAAACCAGTAACACTCTCAAACTCCCCGAGAATGGAGAATACTCCCTCGTTTTGCATTCGCAGCTGGATAAAACTGTTATGCAAGGGTGTTTTCAAATTCACTCCTTTATGAATTCTCTTTCCACCAATCAATTTGGCAGGCTTCTCATCTGGTCCCCTCAGTTGACTTCAACACAAGATATCGTTTCACA AAACTTTTGTGAGCTTCCCATTGGTACAGTTTGTGTCGCTGATGTTCAGACCAAGGGACGAg GTCGGTCTAAGAATGTCTGGGAATCTCCATCGGGTTGccttatgttttcttttactttGCAAATGGAGGATGGAAGAGTCGTTCCTTTAGTTCAGTATGTGGTTTCCCTGGCTATCACAGAGGCAGTCAAGGATATCTGTTACAAAAAT GGATTACCCAGCATAGATGTTAAAATCAAGTGGCCAAATGATCTTTACTTAAATGGCTCTAAAGTTGGAGGCATTCTTTGCACCTCGACATATAAATCAAAGAAGTTCAACGTTAGTGCAG GAATAGGCTTGAACGTGAATAATGAGAAGCCAACAACATCCTTAAATACAGTTCTAAAAGAGTTGTCTACAGGAGCTTACCAATTTCAAAGAGAAGATATTCTAGCAGccttttttaacaaatttgaagaGTTTTATGGTTTATTTGTGAATCAAG GATTTCAGACCCTAGAGGAGCTCTATATTAAGACATGGTTGCACAG GACAGGTTAG